In Paractinoplanes brasiliensis, the following proteins share a genomic window:
- a CDS encoding SIS domain-containing protein, with protein MAGAGPLEGAAGVAGHRHADESLLDDEKSMVANDPGGMLRATASAGAQVREAAALAAETDLSMLADEGRPRAVVVAGIGTAGLTGSILSTVAGPRCPVPIIGHRSPGLPGWVGAADVVIAVSASGRSPEALAAAEAAARRGARLVAVGNAGSELEAMAARARAPFFPVPRRAPARASLWGLAVPVLLAARAIGLVKVNEADLAETATRLDADAERCRPGADSFVNPAKTLALGLAGSIPIVWGSSPLATVAARRFADTLAANARYPVMAGALGEAGRGRVGLLDGVFGGLAESSRDIFADPDAEETGTTRLRLVLFRDGGLNPEDDADEPVAVEERRADAVQTLAERRGVRCDVLTAEGGSALERLASLTAVPDFASLYLALAHGLDPMAVPAISEMKELSNPLPEGMQ; from the coding sequence ATGGCCGGGGCAGGCCCGCTCGAGGGCGCCGCCGGCGTGGCCGGGCACCGGCACGCCGACGAGTCCCTGCTCGACGACGAGAAGTCGATGGTGGCCAACGACCCGGGCGGCATGCTGCGCGCCACGGCGTCGGCGGGCGCCCAGGTGCGTGAGGCGGCCGCGCTGGCCGCCGAGACCGATCTCAGCATGCTGGCCGACGAGGGCCGCCCCCGCGCGGTCGTCGTCGCCGGCATCGGCACGGCCGGCCTGACCGGCAGCATCCTGTCGACCGTGGCCGGCCCGCGCTGCCCGGTGCCGATCATCGGTCACCGCAGCCCCGGCCTGCCCGGCTGGGTCGGCGCGGCCGATGTGGTCATCGCCGTCTCGGCCTCCGGCCGCAGCCCCGAGGCGCTGGCCGCGGCCGAGGCAGCCGCCCGCCGCGGCGCCCGGCTGGTCGCCGTGGGCAACGCCGGCTCCGAGCTCGAGGCCATGGCCGCTCGTGCCCGGGCCCCGTTCTTCCCGGTGCCCCGCCGCGCGCCCGCCCGGGCCAGCCTATGGGGTCTCGCCGTGCCGGTGCTGCTCGCCGCGCGCGCGATCGGCCTGGTCAAGGTCAACGAGGCCGACCTGGCCGAGACCGCGACCCGGCTCGACGCCGACGCCGAGCGCTGCCGCCCCGGCGCCGACTCGTTCGTCAACCCGGCCAAGACGCTCGCGCTCGGCCTGGCCGGCTCGATCCCCATCGTCTGGGGCTCGTCGCCGCTGGCCACGGTGGCCGCCCGCCGCTTCGCCGACACCCTCGCCGCCAACGCGCGCTACCCGGTGATGGCGGGCGCGCTGGGCGAGGCCGGCCGCGGCCGCGTGGGCCTGCTCGACGGCGTCTTCGGCGGGCTGGCCGAGTCGTCACGCGACATCTTCGCCGACCCCGACGCCGAAGAGACCGGCACGACCCGGCTGCGGCTGGTGCTGTTCCGCGACGGCGGGCTCAACCCCGAGGACGACGCGGACGAGCCGGTCGCCGTGGAGGAGCGTCGCGCCGATGCCGTGCAGACGCTGGCCGAGCGCCGGGGCGTGCGCTGCGACGTGCTGACCGCCGAGGGTGGCTCCGCGCTCGAACGCCTGGCCTCGCTCACCGCGGTGCCCGACTTCGCCTCGCTCTACCTCGCGCTGGCGCACGGGCTCGACCCCATGGCGGTGCCCGCGATCAGTGAGATGAAAGAGCTTTCGAACCCGCTCCCCGAGGGAATGCAGTGA
- a CDS encoding GAF domain-containing protein, translated as MANPWLALDAGADPVERIRQVGRAHERFVTGETSAGPPIRSVVADSWRRSAVALPGPDATAPIELSDADLESYRAAHPLARVLPIFRDLLGGLAEDGEHLMAVCDAYGRLLWVEGTAKVLRGAEQMNFVPGARWDEAHAGTNAPGTSLAIDHPLQIFATEHFSRSVQRWTCAAAPIHDPATGRLLGAIDVTGGDHLANPHSLALVRATALAAEAYLRGSLTPAPTAGSVAALGRNEAVLTFEGRRWRLGRRHSELLVLLLAHPEGSTGDELGVGLYGDDASPVTVRAELSRLRRTLGPELIEARPYRLRAEVEPDFRTVVRLLEHGRVAAALEAYGGPLLPFSDAPGVVRLRRLVDDRLRAALLNTRDRGPLQTWLHSPWGADDLQVWEAYARLLAPADPARPLAHARIHELRAEYGLRPSASEAPRMARRS; from the coding sequence TTGGCCAACCCGTGGCTCGCCCTCGACGCCGGCGCCGATCCCGTCGAGCGCATTCGGCAGGTCGGGCGCGCCCACGAGCGGTTCGTGACCGGTGAGACCAGTGCCGGTCCCCCCATCCGCTCGGTGGTGGCCGACTCGTGGAGACGCTCGGCGGTCGCCCTGCCGGGTCCCGACGCCACCGCCCCGATCGAGCTCAGCGACGCCGACCTGGAGTCCTACCGGGCGGCCCACCCGCTCGCCCGGGTCCTGCCGATCTTCCGCGACCTGCTCGGCGGGCTGGCCGAGGACGGGGAGCACCTGATGGCGGTCTGCGACGCGTACGGGCGTCTGCTCTGGGTGGAGGGCACGGCCAAGGTGCTGCGCGGGGCCGAGCAGATGAACTTCGTGCCCGGCGCCCGCTGGGACGAGGCGCACGCGGGCACCAACGCCCCCGGCACCTCCCTGGCCATCGACCACCCGCTGCAGATCTTCGCGACCGAGCATTTCAGCCGCTCGGTGCAGCGCTGGACGTGCGCGGCCGCCCCGATCCACGACCCGGCGACCGGCCGGCTGCTGGGCGCGATCGACGTGACCGGCGGCGATCATCTGGCCAACCCTCACAGCCTGGCCCTGGTACGGGCCACCGCGCTCGCCGCCGAGGCCTACCTGAGGGGCAGCCTGACCCCGGCCCCCACGGCGGGCTCGGTCGCCGCGCTGGGCCGCAACGAGGCCGTGCTGACCTTCGAGGGCCGCCGCTGGCGTCTCGGGCGCCGCCACTCCGAGCTGCTGGTGCTGCTGCTGGCCCACCCCGAGGGCAGCACGGGCGACGAGCTCGGCGTGGGCCTGTACGGGGACGACGCGAGCCCGGTGACGGTCCGCGCCGAGTTGTCGCGCCTGCGCCGCACGCTGGGGCCGGAGCTGATCGAGGCCCGGCCGTACAGGTTGCGGGCCGAGGTCGAGCCCGATTTCCGTACGGTCGTGCGGCTGCTCGAGCACGGCCGGGTGGCAGCGGCCCTGGAGGCGTACGGGGGACCGCTTCTGCCCTTCTCGGATGCCCCGGGCGTGGTCAGGCTCCGCCGGCTGGTGGACGACCGCCTGCGGGCCGCGTTGCTCAACACGCGCGATCGGGGCCCGCTGCAGACCTGGCTGCACTCGCCGTGGGGCGCGGACGACCTGCAGGTCTGGGAGGCCTACGCCCGCCTGCTCGCCCCCGCCGACCCGGCCCGGCCCCTGGCGCACGCCCGCATTCACGAGCTGCGGGCCGAATACGGGCTGCGCCCGTCGGCCTCGGAGGCGCCGAGAATGGCCAGGCGAAGCTGA
- the adh gene encoding aldehyde dehydrogenase, with translation MTVYSAPGTDGAIVNYESRYDHFIGGEYVPPAKGQYFANPSPVTGQDFCEVARGTAEDVEKALDAAHGAADAWGRTSTTERANILNKIADRMEANLEKLAVAECWENGKPVRETLAADIPLAIDHFRYFAGAIRAQEGTAGELDDDTVAYHFHEPLGVVAQIIPWNFPILMAVWKLAPALAAGNAVVLKPAEQTPASIHYLMSLIADLIPPGVLNIVNGFGVEAGKPLASSNRVAKVAFTGETTTGRLIMQYASENLIPVTLELGGKSPNIFFEDVSRLDDDFYDKSLEGFSMFALNQGEVCTCPSRALIQQSIYPDFLAAGVKRVENLKQGNPLDTDTQVGAQASNDQLEKILSYLDIGRQEGAKVLTGGARADLGGNLSGGYYVQPTIFEGNNAMRVFQEEIFGPVVSVTSFADYADAIKIANDTLYGLGAGVWTRDINTAYRAGRAIKAGRVWTNSYHLYPAHAAFGGYKQSGIGRENHKMMLDHYQQTKNLLVSYSPKAMGFF, from the coding sequence ATGACCGTATATTCCGCGCCCGGAACCGACGGCGCCATCGTCAACTATGAGTCCCGTTACGACCACTTCATCGGCGGCGAGTACGTGCCGCCGGCGAAGGGCCAGTACTTCGCCAACCCCAGCCCCGTCACCGGCCAGGACTTCTGCGAGGTCGCGCGGGGCACCGCCGAGGACGTCGAGAAGGCGCTGGACGCCGCGCACGGCGCCGCCGACGCGTGGGGCCGCACCTCGACCACCGAGCGCGCGAACATCCTCAACAAGATCGCCGACCGGATGGAGGCGAACCTCGAGAAGCTGGCCGTCGCCGAGTGCTGGGAGAACGGCAAGCCGGTGCGCGAGACGCTGGCCGCCGACATCCCGCTGGCGATCGACCACTTCCGCTACTTCGCGGGCGCGATCCGCGCGCAGGAGGGCACGGCGGGCGAGCTCGACGACGACACCGTGGCCTATCACTTCCACGAGCCGCTCGGCGTGGTCGCGCAGATCATCCCGTGGAACTTCCCGATCCTGATGGCGGTCTGGAAGCTGGCCCCGGCGCTGGCCGCGGGCAACGCGGTCGTGCTCAAGCCGGCCGAGCAGACCCCGGCGTCGATCCACTACCTGATGTCGCTGATCGCGGACCTGATCCCGCCGGGCGTCCTCAACATCGTCAACGGGTTCGGCGTCGAGGCCGGCAAGCCGCTCGCCTCGTCCAACCGGGTCGCCAAGGTCGCCTTCACCGGCGAGACCACCACGGGCCGCCTGATCATGCAGTACGCGTCGGAGAACCTGATCCCGGTCACCCTCGAGCTGGGCGGCAAAAGCCCCAACATCTTCTTCGAGGACGTGAGCCGGCTCGACGACGACTTCTACGACAAGTCGCTCGAGGGCTTCTCGATGTTCGCGCTCAACCAGGGCGAGGTCTGCACCTGCCCGTCGCGCGCGCTCATCCAGCAGAGCATCTATCCCGACTTCCTGGCCGCGGGCGTCAAGCGGGTCGAGAACCTCAAGCAGGGCAACCCGCTCGACACCGACACCCAGGTCGGCGCGCAGGCCTCCAACGACCAGCTCGAGAAGATCCTGTCGTACCTGGACATCGGCCGGCAGGAGGGCGCCAAGGTGCTCACCGGCGGCGCGCGGGCCGACCTCGGGGGCAACCTGTCGGGCGGCTACTACGTGCAGCCGACGATCTTCGAGGGCAACAACGCGATGCGGGTCTTCCAGGAGGAGATCTTCGGGCCGGTCGTGTCGGTGACCTCGTTCGCGGACTACGCCGACGCCATCAAGATCGCCAACGACACCCTGTACGGCCTCGGGGCGGGCGTGTGGACCCGGGACATCAACACCGCGTACCGGGCGGGCCGCGCGATCAAGGCGGGCCGCGTGTGGACGAACTCGTACCATCTCTACCCCGCGCACGCC
- the manA gene encoding mannose-6-phosphate isomerase, class I, whose translation MTVYSLTGTVRPYAWGSRTALAELQGRPAPTEQPEAELWLGAHPGDPAQVNGPDGPVSLDALIADDPKGQLGGPVLESFGPRLPYLLKLLAAETPLSLQAHPDPAYAKLAFARQEADPSLPRNYTDAYHKPEMLVAITPFEALCGFRSPAAAADEIESLGVPALAPVVTALRGGDLRTAVQALLTWPSEDRTALIDAVVASDRSPLASQLAGHYPGDPGVLVALLLNHVRLAPGEAIWMPAGNMHAYLNGFGVELMAASDNVLRGGLTPKRVDVGELLNVLRFEVLNDPILPGEQIAPGVTTWEVPVPDFQLFKIELDGAGAPTEIPATGPRIIVGLTGDTFVGEAVDGTPIELTPGTAAYAPADAGRLKVAGQGRLFVAAVPA comes from the coding sequence ATGACCGTCTATTCGCTGACCGGGACCGTCCGCCCGTACGCCTGGGGTTCCCGTACGGCCCTCGCCGAACTGCAGGGTCGTCCCGCGCCCACCGAGCAGCCCGAGGCCGAACTGTGGCTGGGCGCCCACCCCGGCGACCCGGCCCAGGTGAACGGCCCCGACGGCCCGGTCAGCCTGGACGCGCTCATCGCCGACGACCCGAAGGGCCAGCTCGGCGGCCCTGTCCTCGAGTCTTTCGGCCCCCGCCTGCCGTACCTGCTCAAACTGCTCGCCGCCGAGACCCCGCTGTCGCTGCAGGCACACCCCGACCCCGCGTACGCGAAATTGGCCTTCGCCCGTCAGGAAGCCGACCCGAGCCTGCCGCGCAACTACACCGACGCCTACCACAAGCCCGAAATGCTGGTTGCGATCACACCGTTCGAGGCGCTGTGCGGTTTCCGCTCACCCGCCGCCGCGGCCGACGAGATCGAGTCGCTCGGCGTCCCCGCGTTGGCCCCGGTCGTCACGGCCCTGCGCGGCGGCGACCTCCGTACGGCCGTACAGGCCCTGCTGACCTGGCCGTCGGAAGACCGGACGGCTTTGATCGACGCCGTCGTCGCCTCGGACCGCTCGCCGCTCGCGTCCCAGCTGGCCGGCCACTACCCCGGCGACCCCGGCGTGCTGGTGGCGCTGCTGCTCAACCACGTCCGCCTGGCCCCCGGCGAAGCAATCTGGATGCCGGCCGGAAACATGCACGCCTACCTGAACGGCTTCGGCGTCGAACTGATGGCGGCCAGCGACAACGTCCTCCGCGGCGGCCTCACCCCCAAGCGCGTCGACGTCGGCGAACTCCTCAACGTGCTGCGCTTCGAGGTCCTGAACGACCCGATCCTGCCCGGCGAGCAGATCGCCCCCGGCGTCACTACGTGGGAGGTGCCGGTCCCCGACTTCCAGCTGTTCAAAATCGAGCTGGACGGCGCCGGCGCCCCCACCGAGATCCCCGCCACCGGCCCCCGCATCATCGTCGGCCTGACCGGCGACACCTTCGTCGGCGAGGCCGTCGACGGCACCCCGATCGAACTGACCCCCGGAACGGCCGCCTACGCCCCCGCAGACGCCGGTCGCCTCAAGGTGGCGGGCCAGGGCCGGCTCTTCGTAGCCGCCGTCCCCGCCTGA
- a CDS encoding phosphomannomutase/phosphoglucomutase: MSDLSKIVKAYDVRGIVPDQFDEAVARALGTAFVEMLRESGDNADEIVIAHDMRESGPGLAAAFARGANSAGAAVINIGLASTDELYYASGSLGLPGAMFTASHNPAQYNGIKLCRAGAKPVGQDSGLAIVRQRAQALLDDLNAEADGPVRVETRDLLGAYAEHLRSLVDLSGIRPLKVIVDAGNGMGGYTVPAVLGDQVLPALPLEIVPLYFELDGSFPNHEANPLDPANLVDLQNAIREQGADIGIAFDGDADRCFFIDENGDPVSPSAVTALVARRELAKFPGSTVIHNLITSAAVPEIIKEAGGTPVRSRVGHSFIKAEMARTNAVFGGEHSAHYYFRDFWFADTGMLAAMHVLAALGGQERPLSEFAAEYERYSASGEINSTVADAPTRVAEVRAAYPDATFDELDGLTVTLADGAWFNLRASNTEPLLRLNVEAAKPDRMASLRDEVLAIVRS, encoded by the coding sequence GTGTCTGACCTGTCCAAGATCGTCAAGGCGTACGACGTCCGGGGCATCGTGCCGGATCAGTTCGACGAGGCGGTCGCCCGGGCTCTGGGCACGGCGTTCGTCGAGATGCTGCGCGAGTCCGGCGACAACGCCGACGAGATCGTCATCGCGCACGACATGCGCGAGTCCGGTCCCGGCCTGGCCGCCGCGTTCGCCCGGGGCGCCAACTCGGCCGGCGCCGCCGTGATCAACATCGGTCTGGCCTCGACCGACGAGCTCTACTACGCGTCCGGCTCGCTCGGCCTGCCCGGCGCCATGTTCACCGCCAGCCACAACCCCGCCCAGTACAACGGCATCAAACTGTGCCGCGCCGGGGCCAAGCCGGTCGGCCAGGACAGCGGCCTCGCGATCGTGCGGCAGCGGGCCCAGGCCCTGCTCGACGACCTGAACGCCGAGGCCGACGGCCCGGTCCGGGTCGAGACGCGCGATCTGCTGGGGGCGTACGCGGAACATCTGCGGTCCCTGGTCGACCTGTCGGGCATCCGGCCGCTCAAGGTCATCGTCGACGCGGGCAACGGCATGGGTGGCTACACCGTTCCCGCCGTGCTGGGTGACCAGGTGCTGCCCGCCCTGCCGCTCGAGATCGTCCCGCTCTACTTCGAGCTCGACGGCTCCTTCCCCAACCACGAGGCCAACCCGCTCGACCCGGCCAACCTGGTCGACCTGCAGAACGCCATCCGTGAGCAGGGCGCCGACATCGGCATCGCGTTCGACGGCGACGCCGACCGCTGCTTCTTCATCGACGAGAACGGCGACCCGGTCTCGCCCTCGGCCGTCACCGCCCTGGTCGCCCGGCGCGAGCTGGCCAAGTTCCCGGGCAGCACGGTCATCCACAACCTGATCACGTCGGCCGCCGTGCCCGAGATCATCAAGGAGGCCGGCGGCACGCCCGTACGCAGCCGGGTCGGCCACTCGTTCATCAAGGCCGAGATGGCCCGGACGAACGCGGTCTTCGGCGGCGAGCACTCGGCCCACTACTACTTCCGCGACTTCTGGTTCGCCGACACCGGCATGCTGGCCGCGATGCACGTGCTGGCCGCGCTGGGCGGTCAGGAGAGGCCGCTGTCGGAGTTCGCCGCGGAGTACGAGCGCTACAGCGCGTCCGGCGAGATCAACTCGACCGTCGCCGACGCCCCCACCAGGGTGGCCGAGGTCCGGGCCGCGTACCCGGACGCGACCTTCGACGAGCTCGACGGGCTCACCGTCACCCTGGCCGACGGCGCCTGGTTCAACCTGCGCGCCTCCAACACCGAGCCCCTGCTGCGCCTGAACGTCGAGGCCGCGAAGCCGGACCGCATGGCGTCGCTGCGCGACGAGGTCCTGGCCATCGTCCGCAGTTAG
- a CDS encoding cation diffusion facilitator family transporter has translation MSAEGGTKAILAALSANLGIAVTKFIAWLLTSSSSMLAESIHSVADSGNQLLLLIGGKRAKRHATPEHPFGFGRERYLYAFIVSIVLFSLGGLFALYEAWHKIQDPHPIESWQWVPVLVLVVAIGLETYSFITAIRESNRTRGKTSWVDFVRRAKAPELPVVLLEDSGALLGLVFALFGVTLTLITGNGVWDGIGTAAIGLLLVAIAAVLAVETKSLLIGEGASPDVVREIESAVVAGEGVERIIHMKTLHLGPEELLVAAKIAVPRSERADEVARHIDETEKRIRQAVPIARVIYIEPDIYRPEAASAASTSGGSSSGVATSGAAASGAAASGASAPGASTPSDATTAPGAPASPH, from the coding sequence ATGAGCGCTGAAGGCGGCACCAAGGCGATTCTGGCGGCGTTGAGCGCCAACCTCGGCATCGCGGTCACCAAGTTCATCGCCTGGCTGCTGACCAGCTCGTCGTCGATGCTGGCGGAGTCGATCCACTCGGTGGCCGACTCCGGCAACCAGCTGCTGCTTCTGATCGGCGGCAAGCGGGCCAAGCGGCACGCCACCCCCGAGCACCCCTTCGGCTTCGGCCGCGAGCGTTACCTGTACGCGTTCATCGTCTCGATCGTGCTGTTCAGCCTGGGTGGCCTGTTCGCGCTGTACGAGGCGTGGCACAAGATCCAGGATCCGCACCCGATCGAGAGCTGGCAGTGGGTGCCCGTGCTCGTGCTGGTGGTCGCGATCGGCCTCGAGACGTACTCGTTCATCACCGCCATCCGCGAGTCGAACCGCACCCGCGGCAAGACCTCCTGGGTCGACTTCGTGCGGCGGGCCAAGGCCCCCGAGCTTCCGGTGGTGCTGCTGGAGGACTCGGGCGCCCTGCTCGGCCTGGTCTTCGCCCTCTTCGGCGTCACGCTCACCCTGATCACCGGCAACGGCGTCTGGGACGGCATCGGCACCGCGGCGATCGGCCTGCTGCTCGTGGCGATCGCGGCCGTGCTGGCCGTCGAGACCAAGAGCCTGCTGATCGGCGAGGGCGCGAGCCCCGACGTGGTTCGCGAGATCGAGAGCGCCGTCGTGGCCGGCGAAGGCGTGGAGCGGATAATCCATATGAAGACGCTGCACCTGGGGCCGGAGGAACTGCTGGTCGCGGCGAAGATCGCGGTGCCGCGTTCGGAACGGGCCGACGAGGTGGCGCGCCACATCGACGAGACCGAGAAGCGCATCCGCCAGGCCGTGCCGATCGCCCGGGTGATCTACATCGAGCCCGACATCTACCGTCCCGAAGCCGCCTCAGCCGCTTCCACCTCGGGCGGCTCTTCCTCCGGCGTGGCTACCTCAGGCGCTGCTGCCTCAGGCGCTGCTGCCTCGGGTGCCTCCGCTCCGGGCGCCTCCACACCGTCCGATGCCACTACCGCGCCGGGCGCCCCTGCCTCGCCCCACTGA
- a CDS encoding Trm112 family protein codes for MALDPQLLDILACPDTHHAPLTHDADAQTLTCTECGRVFEVRDDIPVLLLDEARPSADGGAA; via the coding sequence GTGGCCCTCGATCCGCAACTGTTGGACATCCTGGCCTGCCCGGACACGCATCACGCGCCGCTCACCCACGACGCCGACGCGCAGACCCTCACCTGCACCGAGTGCGGGCGGGTCTTCGAGGTCCGCGACGACATCCCGGTGCTGCTGCTCGACGAGGCGCGTCCGTCCGCCGACGGGGGTGCGGCCTGA